In Pengzhenrongella sicca, a single genomic region encodes these proteins:
- a CDS encoding general stress protein produces the protein MSFTGRPRVPPTPTLPKGEQIAVYGSYLEAQRAVDHLADKQFPVQLVTIVGIDLRMVERVTGRLSYPRVAIAGLASGAWFGLFVGVLLLMFSADSASFPLVAAIFIGAGFGMLFSVITYSFTGGKRDFTSASQIVAGSYSVLCAAEQAHKARNLLREIGGTVSGWPGAQPAPARAAAVQPAPAQPAPTAQQAPPPTAYPVHPPLAANPQDTGPVAPTEPPTQPPAPPQS, from the coding sequence ATGTCGTTCACCGGTCGCCCCCGCGTTCCCCCCACCCCCACGTTGCCGAAGGGCGAGCAGATCGCCGTCTACGGCAGCTACCTCGAGGCGCAGCGCGCCGTCGACCACCTGGCGGACAAGCAGTTCCCCGTGCAGCTCGTGACGATCGTGGGCATCGACCTGCGCATGGTCGAGCGCGTCACGGGCCGGCTGTCCTACCCGCGGGTCGCGATCGCGGGCCTCGCGTCCGGCGCGTGGTTCGGGCTGTTCGTCGGGGTGCTGCTGCTGATGTTCTCGGCGGACTCGGCCAGCTTCCCGCTCGTCGCGGCCATCTTCATCGGCGCCGGGTTCGGCATGCTGTTCTCGGTGATCACCTACTCGTTCACGGGCGGCAAGCGGGACTTCACCTCCGCCAGCCAGATCGTCGCCGGCTCGTACTCGGTGCTGTGCGCCGCCGAGCAGGCGCACAAGGCGCGCAACCTGCTCCGTGAGATCGGCGGCACGGTGTCCGGCTGGCCCGGCGCGCAGCCCGCGCCCGCCCGGGCCGCCGCGGTGCAGCCCGCGCCGGCCCAGCCCGCGCCGACGGCCCAGCAGGCGCCGCCGCCCACGGCCTACCCGGTGCACCCGCCGCTGGCCGCGAACCCGCAGGACACCGGCCCGGTCGCCCCGACCGAGCCGCCGACGCAGCCGCCAGCGCCGCCGCAGTCCTGA
- a CDS encoding DeoR/GlpR family DNA-binding transcription regulator yields the protein MLASQRQDRILADVRARGAVRVADLVVELDVSDMTIRRDIAELARLGVVRRVHGGAVDAHHTAHELDFAVKRTLAATQKLAIARAALAWISPGSSIALSAGSTAHLLAELIAADPALRPLTVVTNSLPVADTLHLASRRPGSALDVVLTGGVRTPSDALVGPIADAALGQLRVDRTFLGVHGLGPDGLTTPNLLEAQTDRALLRCASDVVVLADHSKWGVVGLARIAALDAVDLLISDEGLATEACAAAASAVGQLLLAPATASPQTPPPQSPTTERGAS from the coding sequence ATGCTCGCGAGTCAACGACAGGACCGGATCCTGGCGGACGTGCGCGCGCGGGGGGCGGTCCGGGTCGCCGACCTCGTCGTCGAGCTCGACGTCTCGGACATGACGATCCGGCGCGACATCGCCGAGCTCGCGCGGCTCGGCGTCGTGCGGCGGGTGCACGGCGGCGCCGTCGACGCCCACCACACCGCCCACGAGCTCGACTTCGCGGTCAAGCGCACCCTCGCCGCGACCCAGAAGCTCGCGATCGCGCGCGCCGCGCTGGCCTGGATCTCGCCCGGCTCCTCGATCGCGCTGTCCGCCGGGAGCACCGCGCACCTGCTCGCGGAGCTCATCGCCGCCGACCCGGCGCTGCGGCCGCTCACCGTCGTGACCAACTCGCTGCCGGTCGCCGACACGCTGCACCTCGCGTCGCGCCGGCCGGGCTCGGCGCTGGACGTCGTGCTCACCGGCGGGGTGCGCACGCCGTCGGACGCGCTCGTCGGGCCCATCGCCGACGCCGCCCTCGGCCAGCTTCGCGTCGACCGCACCTTCCTCGGCGTGCACGGGCTCGGGCCGGACGGCCTGACCACGCCCAACCTGCTCGAGGCGCAGACGGACCGCGCCCTGCTGCGCTGCGCGAGCGACGTCGTCGTGCTCGCCGACCACAGCAAGTGGGGCGTCGTCGGGCTCGCCCGGATCGCCGCGCTCGACGCCGTCGACCTGCTGATCAGCGACGAGGGGCTGGCCACCGAGGCGTGCGCCGCGGCCGCCTCCGCCGTCGGCCAGCTCCTGCTCGCGCCGGCCACCGCCTCCCCCCAGACCCCACCGCCGCAGTCCCCCACCACCGAACGAGGAGCATCGTGA
- a CDS encoding P-loop NTPase, with amino-acid sequence MPLVADPTALTAAVRTALGTVQDPEIRRPITELGMVRSVDVGPDGAGGTLVTVGLDLTTQGCPLKDTLTRDITAAVSPLDGVTSVLVQMGVMSAEQRAALRETLRGGVAEPVIPFSKPESLTKIYAIASGKGGVGKSSVTANLAAAMAADGLRVGVLDADVYGFSIPRMLGVSMTPTRVDDMILPPIAHDIKVISIGMFVPAGQPVVWRGPMLHRALQQFLADVFWGDLDVLLLDLPPGTGDIAISVAQLLPASELIVVTTPQLAASEVAERAGSVAVQTRQHVVGVIENMAWLEQPDGSRLEIFGAGGGEAVAASLTEILGARVPLLAQVPLDVRLREAGDAGRPIVLSDPESPAAVALRTVARSLAARSRGLAGRSLGLSPVGR; translated from the coding sequence ATGCCTCTCGTTGCCGATCCCACCGCCCTGACCGCCGCCGTCCGCACGGCGCTGGGAACCGTCCAGGACCCGGAGATCCGGCGCCCGATCACCGAGCTCGGGATGGTGCGGTCGGTCGACGTCGGCCCTGACGGCGCCGGCGGGACGCTCGTGACCGTCGGGCTCGACCTCACGACGCAGGGCTGCCCGCTCAAGGACACCCTGACGCGGGACATCACCGCCGCCGTCTCCCCGCTCGACGGCGTGACGAGCGTGCTGGTGCAGATGGGCGTGATGAGCGCCGAGCAGCGCGCGGCGCTGCGCGAGACCCTGCGCGGCGGCGTCGCCGAGCCAGTCATCCCGTTCAGCAAGCCCGAGTCGCTGACCAAGATCTACGCGATCGCCTCGGGCAAGGGCGGCGTCGGCAAGTCGTCGGTGACCGCGAACCTCGCCGCGGCCATGGCCGCCGACGGCCTGCGGGTCGGCGTGCTCGACGCCGACGTCTACGGCTTCTCGATCCCGCGGATGCTCGGGGTGTCGATGACCCCGACCCGCGTGGACGACATGATCCTGCCGCCCATCGCGCACGACATCAAGGTGATCTCGATCGGCATGTTCGTGCCGGCGGGCCAGCCCGTCGTGTGGCGCGGGCCGATGCTGCACCGCGCGCTCCAGCAGTTCCTGGCCGACGTGTTCTGGGGCGACCTCGACGTGCTGCTGCTCGACCTGCCGCCCGGCACGGGCGACATCGCGATCTCGGTCGCGCAGCTGCTGCCGGCCTCCGAGCTCATCGTGGTCACGACGCCGCAGCTCGCCGCGTCCGAGGTCGCCGAGCGCGCCGGTTCCGTGGCCGTGCAGACCCGGCAGCACGTCGTCGGCGTCATCGAGAACATGGCCTGGCTCGAGCAGCCCGACGGCTCGCGCCTGGAGATCTTCGGCGCGGGCGGCGGCGAGGCGGTGGCCGCGAGCCTGACTGAGATCCTCGGCGCGCGCGTGCCCCTGCTCGCGCAGGTGCCGCTCGACGTCCGGCTGCGCGAGGCCGGCGACGCCGGCAGGCCGATCGTGCTGTCCGACCCCGAGTCGCCGGCCGCGGTCGCGTTGCGCACCGTCGCCCGCAGCCTCGCGGCGCGCTCGCGCGGCCTGGCGGGCCGCTCGCTGGGGCTGTCCCCCGTCGGCAGGTAG
- a CDS encoding magnesium transporter MgtE N-terminal domain-containing protein: MSSPGNRVFIARLAGTMVFDPLGDQVGRVRDVVLLVRATGRPRAVGLVVEVPGRRRVFLPLTRVTSIDVGQVIATGLLNMRRFQQRAAETLAVSELLDRAVEFVDGSGAAVIEDLAMEQQRSGDWIVTQLFVRRQAANRGTLLRRRGVTLVVAVDEVKGLAHGPAAQGAALLLAAYEDLKPADLADMLHDLTSSRRLEVAAALDDERLADVLEELPEDDQVAILSGLERGRAADVLEAMQPDDAADLLGELTQADAAELLSLMEPEDARDVRRLLAYEENTAGGLMTTEPVVLPPETSIAAALAHVRRQDLTPALASMVFVTRPPAETPTGRFLGVVHLQAMLREAPHESIGTLVDSDIDAVTADAPLLQVTRLLATYNLLALPVVDSERRLLGAVSIDDVLDHLLPEDWRETDDDDDEVVHLGSAGSGDGRG; the protein is encoded by the coding sequence GTGAGCAGCCCTGGGAACCGCGTCTTCATCGCGCGCCTGGCCGGGACGATGGTCTTCGACCCCCTCGGCGATCAGGTTGGTCGGGTCCGCGACGTCGTCCTGCTGGTGCGCGCGACGGGCAGACCCCGCGCCGTCGGCCTCGTCGTCGAGGTGCCCGGGCGGCGCCGTGTGTTCCTGCCGCTGACCCGCGTCACGAGCATCGACGTCGGCCAGGTGATCGCCACCGGGCTGCTCAACATGCGCCGCTTCCAGCAGCGGGCCGCCGAGACCCTCGCCGTGAGCGAGCTGCTCGACCGGGCCGTCGAGTTCGTGGACGGCTCCGGCGCCGCCGTCATCGAGGACCTCGCGATGGAGCAGCAGCGCTCCGGCGACTGGATCGTGACCCAGCTGTTCGTGCGCCGGCAGGCCGCGAACCGCGGCACGCTGCTGCGCCGGCGCGGCGTGACGCTCGTCGTCGCCGTCGACGAGGTCAAGGGCCTCGCGCACGGCCCCGCCGCCCAGGGCGCGGCGCTCCTGCTCGCGGCCTACGAGGACCTCAAGCCGGCCGACCTCGCCGACATGCTGCACGACCTCACGTCGAGCCGGCGGCTCGAGGTCGCCGCCGCGCTCGACGACGAGCGCCTCGCGGACGTGCTCGAGGAGCTGCCCGAGGACGACCAGGTCGCGATCCTGTCCGGGCTCGAGCGCGGCCGCGCCGCCGACGTGCTCGAGGCCATGCAGCCCGACGACGCCGCCGACCTGCTCGGCGAGCTCACCCAGGCGGACGCGGCCGAGCTGCTGAGCCTCATGGAGCCCGAGGATGCGCGCGACGTGCGCCGCCTGCTCGCGTACGAGGAGAACACCGCGGGTGGCCTGATGACCACCGAGCCTGTCGTGCTGCCGCCGGAGACCTCGATCGCCGCGGCGCTCGCGCACGTGCGCCGCCAGGACCTCACGCCCGCGCTCGCCTCGATGGTGTTCGTGACCCGGCCCCCGGCCGAGACGCCCACCGGGCGCTTCCTCGGCGTCGTGCACCTGCAGGCGATGCTGCGCGAGGCGCCGCACGAGTCGATCGGCACGCTCGTCGACTCCGACATCGACGCGGTCACCGCCGACGCACCGCTGCTGCAGGTCACCCGGCTGCTCGCGACGTACAACCTGCTCGCGCTGCCGGTCGTGGACTCCGAGCGGCGGCTGCTCGGCGCGGTGAGCATCGACGACGTCCTCGACCACCTGCTGCCCGAGGACTGGCGCGAGACGGACGACGACGACGACGAGGTCGTGCACCTCGGCTCCGCCGGATCGGGTGACGGCCGTGGCTGA
- a CDS encoding MarC family protein, with product MSGVFDARLFSEVFITLFVIMDPPGIVPIFLGLTSAMTAKQRNRAARQAILVAFGVILSFAIFGQQLLTYMHISMAALQASGGLLLLLIAMELLTGKSEEPVPSGNTGVNVAMVPLGTPLLAGPGAIVAIMVAVQSSDKSTADWVSISLAVVGVHIALWLAMRFSNVIRRVLRDSGTILFTRIAGLLLAAIAVQLVADAIRAFIETP from the coding sequence ATGAGCGGGGTGTTCGACGCTCGACTGTTCTCCGAGGTCTTCATCACGCTCTTCGTGATCATGGACCCGCCCGGGATCGTCCCGATCTTCCTCGGCCTGACGAGCGCGATGACGGCCAAGCAGCGCAACCGGGCCGCGCGGCAGGCGATCCTCGTGGCGTTCGGGGTCATCCTGTCGTTCGCGATCTTCGGCCAGCAGCTGCTCACCTACATGCACATCTCGATGGCGGCGCTGCAGGCCTCGGGCGGCCTACTCCTGCTCCTGATCGCGATGGAGCTGCTCACCGGCAAGTCCGAGGAGCCGGTGCCGTCGGGCAACACGGGCGTCAACGTCGCGATGGTGCCGCTCGGCACACCCCTGCTGGCCGGGCCGGGCGCGATCGTCGCGATCATGGTCGCGGTGCAGAGCTCGGACAAGTCGACCGCCGACTGGGTCTCGATCTCGCTCGCGGTCGTCGGCGTGCACATCGCACTCTGGCTCGCGATGCGCTTCTCGAACGTGATCCGCCGCGTGCTGCGCGACTCCGGCACGATCCTGTTCACGCGGATCGCCGGCCTGCTGCTCGCCGCGATCGCCGTGCAGCTGGTGGCCGACGCGATCCGCGCCTTCATCGAGACGCCGTAG
- a CDS encoding tetratricopeptide repeat protein: MPTVDDREVVDATGDPDLSARLEPAADENPDGSAMCLVTLAEVYRALGRADRAQRAIDQCRVLCERYGLPRWAAEVSREQAEICAATGDYRGAFEAYREYHRQFEVLGTSANDARGRMLEVMFQATDARRESGTACSPSRTRSRGSTTAGMSTRSSASR; the protein is encoded by the coding sequence GTGCCCACGGTCGACGATAGGGAGGTCGTGGACGCAACCGGCGACCCCGACCTGAGCGCGCGGCTCGAGCCCGCCGCCGACGAGAACCCGGACGGCTCCGCGATGTGCCTGGTCACCCTCGCCGAGGTCTACCGGGCGCTGGGCCGGGCCGACCGCGCGCAGCGGGCCATCGACCAGTGCCGCGTGCTGTGCGAGCGGTACGGGTTGCCGCGGTGGGCGGCGGAGGTCTCGCGCGAGCAGGCCGAGATCTGTGCGGCGACCGGCGACTACCGCGGCGCCTTCGAGGCGTACCGGGAGTACCACCGCCAGTTCGAGGTGCTCGGCACCAGCGCGAACGACGCGCGGGGCCGGATGCTCGAGGTCATGTTCCAGGCGACCGACGCTCGCCGGGAGAGCGGTACCGCGTGCTCGCCGAGCAGGACCCGCTCACGGGGCTCTACAACCGCCGGTATGTCGACGCGCAGCTCAGCCTCGCGCTGA
- a CDS encoding GGDEF domain-containing protein: MLAEQDPLTGLYNRRYVDAQLSLALMRLRDGGPELAIAMIDLDHFKRVNDRFSHEVGDDVLRELGELLSRCADAVRGGVAARIGGEEFLVILPGTDRAAARTCFEAPRREIADRDWAPIAAGLAVTASIGVVSAPGDGQRSSALLRLADERLYAAKAAGRNIVIADGADETSR, translated from the coding sequence GTGCTCGCCGAGCAGGACCCGCTCACGGGGCTCTACAACCGCCGGTATGTCGACGCGCAGCTCAGCCTCGCGCTGATGCGCCTGCGGGACGGCGGGCCGGAGCTCGCCATCGCGATGATCGACCTCGACCACTTCAAGCGGGTCAACGACCGGTTCTCGCACGAGGTCGGCGACGACGTGCTCCGCGAGCTCGGCGAGCTGCTCAGCCGGTGTGCCGACGCGGTCCGCGGCGGCGTCGCGGCGCGGATCGGCGGCGAGGAGTTTCTCGTCATCCTGCCGGGCACCGATCGCGCCGCCGCGCGCACGTGCTTCGAGGCGCCGCGGCGCGAGATCGCCGACCGCGACTGGGCGCCGATCGCTGCCGGCCTCGCCGTGACGGCGAGCATCGGCGTGGTTTCGGCGCCCGGCGACGGGCAGCGCAGCTCGGCGTTGCTGCGCCTCGCGGACGAGCGCCTGTACGCCGCCAAGGCCGCCGGCCGCAACATCGTGATCGCCGACGGCGCGGACGAGACCAGCCGCTAG
- a CDS encoding aminopeptidase P family protein: MTEPIQTPAAATAAQPNASRGDNRSQRPASDAFKKFITTGWGPRVELDLPAGPAAPFTAARRARLSAQFPGERLVVPAGSFKVRSNDCDYAFRPHSAFAHLTGLGTEQEPDAVLVLHPAADGAGDDGGAHTAVLYFRPLAGRDTEEFYSDSRYGEFWVGARPTLADVATVTGIRTAHIDDLRDALGKDVGAGGVHLVVVPGADEAIESVVEEIRAAEDSGQRDELLAEALSELRLVKDAYEIDQLRHAVDETIVGFAKVVRELPVAVEHTRGERVIEGTFGAHARLEGNAVGYDTIAAAGEHATTLHWTRNDGQVRSGELVLVDAGIEVDSLYTADVTRTLPVDGTYTDVQRKVYTAVLDAADAAFAVAVPGAKFRDVHAAAMEVIADRLGQWGLLPGTAEESLSAEGQFHRRWMVHGTSHHLGLDVHDCALARREMYLDATLEPGMVFTIEPGLYFKADDVGVPAEYRGIGVRIEDDVLVTATGNENLSAALPRRPEDVEAWMATLLTD, encoded by the coding sequence ATGACCGAACCCATACAGACCCCCGCCGCGGCCACCGCCGCGCAGCCGAACGCGAGCCGCGGTGACAACCGGTCCCAGCGGCCGGCGTCGGACGCCTTCAAGAAGTTCATCACCACCGGCTGGGGACCGCGCGTCGAGCTCGACCTGCCCGCCGGCCCGGCGGCGCCGTTCACCGCCGCGCGCCGCGCGCGCCTGTCCGCGCAGTTCCCGGGCGAGCGCCTCGTCGTGCCGGCCGGCTCGTTCAAGGTCCGCAGCAACGACTGCGACTACGCGTTCCGCCCGCACTCGGCCTTCGCACACCTGACCGGCCTGGGCACCGAGCAGGAACCCGACGCCGTGCTGGTGCTGCACCCGGCCGCCGACGGCGCGGGCGACGACGGCGGCGCGCACACCGCGGTGCTGTACTTCCGGCCGCTGGCCGGGCGCGACACCGAGGAGTTCTACTCGGACTCGCGCTACGGGGAGTTCTGGGTCGGCGCGCGCCCGACGCTCGCCGACGTCGCGACCGTCACCGGGATCCGGACCGCGCACATCGACGACCTGCGCGACGCGCTCGGCAAGGACGTCGGCGCGGGCGGGGTGCACCTCGTGGTCGTGCCCGGTGCGGACGAGGCGATCGAGTCCGTGGTCGAGGAGATCCGCGCGGCCGAGGACTCGGGCCAGCGCGACGAGTTGCTCGCCGAGGCCCTGTCCGAGCTGCGGCTCGTCAAGGACGCCTACGAGATCGACCAGCTGCGGCACGCGGTCGACGAGACGATCGTCGGCTTCGCCAAGGTCGTCCGCGAGCTGCCCGTCGCCGTCGAGCACACGCGCGGCGAGCGCGTCATCGAGGGCACGTTCGGGGCGCACGCGCGGCTCGAGGGCAACGCCGTCGGCTACGACACGATCGCGGCCGCGGGCGAGCACGCCACGACGCTGCACTGGACGCGCAACGACGGCCAGGTCCGCTCCGGCGAGCTCGTGCTCGTCGACGCCGGCATCGAGGTCGACTCGCTCTACACCGCCGACGTGACGCGCACCCTGCCCGTCGACGGCACGTACACCGACGTCCAGCGCAAGGTCTACACGGCCGTGCTCGACGCCGCCGACGCCGCCTTCGCCGTCGCGGTGCCCGGCGCGAAGTTCCGGGACGTGCACGCCGCCGCGATGGAGGTCATCGCCGACCGGCTCGGCCAGTGGGGGCTGCTGCCGGGCACGGCCGAAGAGTCGCTCTCGGCCGAGGGCCAGTTCCACCGCCGCTGGATGGTGCACGGCACGAGCCACCACCTCGGCCTCGACGTGCACGACTGCGCGCTCGCGCGCCGCGAGATGTACCTCGACGCGACGCTCGAGCCGGGCATGGTCTTCACGATCGAGCCGGGCCTGTACTTCAAGGCCGACGACGTCGGCGTGCCCGCGGAGTACCGCGGCATCGGGGTGCGCATCGAGGACGACGTGCTCGTGACCGCGACCGGCAACGAGAACCTCTCGGCCGCGCTGCCGCGCCGCCCCGAGGACGTCGAGGCCTGGATGGCCACGCTGCTGACGGACTGA
- the galT gene encoding galactose-1-phosphate uridylyltransferase, translated as MSTAAVRRTPTTLADGRELIYFDDSEPYVSGAATRRLDDPRPLPNRFTPVVGDDGVARPAASPELRRDPLTGDWIPMASHRMNRTFLPPADSNPLAPAKPGAAYSDGEIPAEDYDVVVFENRFPSLLTVPDAGDALAHGDGEELFPVRPANGRCEVICFSSDSTASLASVGPKRMRTIIEAWADRTAALGALPGIEQVFCFENRGKEIGVTLHHPHGQIYAFPYLTPRTQALLAQARAHHERTGGLLGRDILDAELRAGTRIVLESEHWVAYVPFAARWPVEVHLAPRRDVPDLPALTDAERADLATVYLRLLAMLDRFFEGPAGEPITLPYIAGWHQAPVGDGRELSRLHLQVFSVLRAPGKLKYLAGVESGMAAWISDTTPERIAARLQAVAQ; from the coding sequence GTGAGCACCGCTGCCGTCCGACGCACGCCGACCACCCTGGCCGACGGGCGCGAGCTGATCTACTTCGACGACTCCGAGCCCTACGTGTCGGGGGCCGCGACCCGCCGGCTCGACGACCCGCGGCCGCTGCCCAACCGGTTCACGCCCGTCGTCGGCGACGACGGCGTCGCGCGCCCGGCCGCGAGCCCCGAGCTGCGCCGCGACCCGCTCACGGGCGACTGGATCCCGATGGCGTCGCACCGGATGAACCGCACGTTCCTGCCGCCGGCGGACTCGAACCCGCTGGCCCCCGCCAAGCCGGGCGCCGCGTACTCCGACGGCGAGATCCCGGCCGAGGACTACGACGTCGTCGTCTTCGAGAACCGGTTCCCGTCGCTGCTGACCGTGCCCGACGCGGGCGACGCCCTCGCCCACGGCGACGGCGAGGAGCTCTTCCCGGTGCGGCCCGCGAACGGCCGCTGCGAGGTCATCTGCTTCAGCTCGGACTCGACGGCGTCGCTCGCGTCCGTCGGGCCCAAGCGCATGCGCACGATCATCGAGGCGTGGGCCGACCGCACCGCGGCGCTCGGCGCCCTGCCGGGCATCGAGCAGGTGTTCTGCTTCGAGAACCGCGGCAAGGAGATCGGGGTCACGCTGCACCACCCGCACGGGCAGATCTACGCGTTCCCGTACCTCACGCCGCGCACGCAGGCGCTGCTCGCGCAGGCGCGCGCGCACCACGAGCGCACCGGCGGCCTGCTCGGGCGCGACATCCTGGACGCCGAGCTGCGCGCGGGCACCCGCATCGTGCTCGAGTCCGAGCACTGGGTCGCGTACGTGCCGTTCGCCGCGCGCTGGCCCGTCGAGGTGCACCTCGCGCCGCGGCGCGACGTGCCCGACCTGCCCGCGCTGACCGACGCCGAGCGCGCCGACCTCGCGACCGTGTACCTGCGCCTGCTCGCGATGCTCGACCGGTTCTTCGAGGGCCCCGCGGGCGAGCCGATCACGCTGCCGTACATCGCCGGCTGGCACCAGGCGCCCGTGGGCGACGGCCGCGAGCTGTCCCGCCTGCACCTGCAGGTGTTCTCGGTGCTCCGCGCGCCCGGCAAGCTCAAGTACCTCGCCGGCGTCGAGTCCGGGATGGCCGCCTGGATCAGCGACACCACGCCCGAGCGCATCGCGGCGCGCCTGCAGGCGGTGGCGCAGTGA
- a CDS encoding PHP domain-containing protein, with translation MLIDLHTHSRASDGTDAPAAVVAAAAAAGLGVVALTDHDTTAGWAEAALAAAETGVTVVRGTEVSARARGISVHLLSYLQDPAHPALLVELTRTRSARLDRARTMVELLGPDFGLTWADVVAQTLPDTTIGRPHIADALVARGVVADRTAAFATMLVPRSKYYVPHYAPDVLAAIGAVRAAGGVPVFAHPGALERGRVVSDATIEAMADAGLAGLEVHHRDHSPEQVARLTALADRLGLLATGSSDYHGAGKPNRLGENVTDRAVFDAIEEQGRTAVVRP, from the coding sequence GTGCTGATAGACCTCCATACCCACTCGCGCGCCTCCGACGGGACGGACGCACCCGCGGCCGTCGTCGCCGCCGCGGCCGCGGCCGGGCTCGGGGTCGTCGCCCTCACCGACCACGACACGACGGCCGGCTGGGCCGAGGCCGCCCTCGCGGCGGCCGAGACCGGCGTCACGGTGGTCCGCGGGACCGAGGTGTCCGCGCGCGCCCGCGGCATCAGCGTCCACCTGCTCAGCTACCTGCAGGACCCGGCACACCCCGCGCTGCTGGTCGAGCTGACGCGCACGCGCTCCGCGCGCCTGGACCGCGCCCGGACGATGGTCGAGCTGCTCGGGCCGGACTTCGGGCTGACCTGGGCCGACGTCGTCGCGCAGACCCTGCCCGACACGACGATCGGGCGCCCGCACATCGCGGACGCGCTCGTCGCGCGCGGCGTCGTCGCCGACCGGACCGCCGCGTTCGCGACGATGCTCGTGCCCCGCTCGAAGTACTACGTGCCGCACTACGCGCCCGACGTGCTCGCCGCCATCGGCGCCGTCCGGGCCGCTGGCGGGGTGCCGGTGTTCGCGCACCCGGGCGCGCTCGAGCGCGGCCGCGTCGTCTCCGACGCGACGATCGAGGCGATGGCCGACGCCGGTCTCGCGGGCCTCGAGGTGCACCATCGCGACCATTCGCCGGAGCAGGTCGCCCGGCTGACCGCGCTCGCGGATCGCCTCGGGCTCCTGGCGACCGGCTCGAGCGACTACCACGGGGCCGGCAAACCGAATCGACTGGGTGAGAACGTGACAGACCGTGCGGTGTTCGACGCGATCGAGGAGCAGGGCCGGACGGCGGTGGTCCGGCCATGA